Proteins encoded by one window of Aphidius gifuensis isolate YNYX2018 linkage group LG2, ASM1490517v1, whole genome shotgun sequence:
- the LOC122850614 gene encoding multidrug resistance-associated protein 1-like, translated as MPSGVVKLYRNNILKTPVSFFDTTPLGRILNRLVKDTDIVDNVLPVYIGLWLHLTFMVIIPVFIIYYLILCFYISTSRQLTRLESITRSPIYSHFSETINGVNTIRAYNMEDSFIEKTNNLIDINSICYYPYVMSNTWLTVRLGIMGNILVFFAALFAVINRENISPGTMGLSLTYAFVITQNLSMLIQVTSSIESNIVAVERIKEYSDIPQEETLKKNQTTIVDDSWPSNGYIEFCNLSLRYRDGLDLVLKELSFVINGNEKIGIIGRTGSGKSSLTLALFRIIEAASGKILIDGIDISKLSLSKLRSKLTIIPQDPVLFGGSLRMNLDPFDIHEDEAIWTALERSHLKSFVTNLPDKLHHEISEGGDNLSTGQRQLICLARALLRKTKILILDEATAGVDFETDDLIQQTIKNEFSDCTIITIAHRLNTIIDSDRVMVLDKGSIVEFDCPDKLMKNQTSVFYSMAKNDGLVG; from the exons atgcCTTCTGGCGTGGTTAAGCTGTACCG aaataatatattaaaaacaccagtatcattttttgatacaaCTCCACTTGGACGTATATTAAATCGTCTTGTTAAAGATActgatattgttgataatgtcCTTCCAGTATATATTGGCCTCTGGCTACATTTAACATTTatg gtcataattccagtatttattatttattatttaatactttgtttttatatttcaacatcAAGACAATTAACACGTTTAGAATCAATAACAAGATCACCAATTTATTCACATTTTAGTGAAACAATTAATGGTGTAAATACAATAAGAGCATATAATATGGAAGAtagttttattgaaaaaacaaataatcttATTGACATTAATAGTATTTGTTATTATCCATATGTTATGTCAAATACATGGTTGACAGTTAGATTAGGAATAATGGGTAatatattagtattttttgCAGCATTATTTGCTGTTATTAATCGTGAAAATATAAGTCCAGGTACAATGGGTTTGTCCTTGACTTATGCTTTTGTTATAACGCAAAATCTTAGTATGCTTATTCAAGTAACATCATCAATTGAATCTAACATTGTAGCTgttgaaagaataaaagaatACAGTGATATACCACAAGaagaaacattaaaaaaaaatcaaacaacaatTGTAGATGATAGCTGGCCCTCAAATGGTTACattgaattttgtaatttaagtTTACGATATAGAGATGGCCTTGATCttgttttaaaagaattatcaTTTGTCATTaatggaaatgaaaaaattggtaTTATTGGTCGTACTGGAAGTGGTAAATCTTCATTAACATTGGCTCTATTTAGAATCATTGAAGCTGCTAgtggtaaaattttaattgatggaattgatatatcaaaattgaGTCTTTCAAAATTACGATCAAAACTTACAATCATTCCACAAGATCCAGTTTTATTTGGTGGTAgtttaagaatgaatttagATCCATTTGATATACATGAAGATGAAGCCATTTGGACAGCATTAGAAAGATcacatttaaaatcatttgttaCTAACTTACCAGATAAATTACATCATGAGATTAGCGAGGGTGGTGATAATTTGAGTACTGGACAACGTCAATTAATTTGTCTTGCACGTGCATTAttgagaaaaacaaaaatattaattttggatGAGGCAACTGCAGGTGTTGATTTTGAAACTGATGATCTTATACagcaaacaattaaaaatgaatttagcGATTGTACTATTATTACAATTGCACACAGACTCAACACTATCATTGATTCAGACAGAGTTATGGTACTGGATAAAGGatcaattgttgaatttgaTTGTCCtgataaattgatgaaaaatcagACAAGTGTTTTTTACAGTATGGCAAAAAATGATGGTCTAGTtggttga
- the LOC122850615 gene encoding SET and MYND domain-containing protein 4-like produces the protein MYSNSFSHDTGITAHQKFSQKTTFKDKFEAVWDIAAPYIDINRDKINNKTVGQSMIWREIGNKEYTTAKNKDYLRKSIEAYTKSIAFAPVGSSELSLAYANRSAVLFKARLYQDCLVDIERALKIGYPNKLKTKLFLRQSLCFKALKPSSHIESDISMASAMQWLPDLKKYNPTYDITKEYPKMINELKEPREIIRYSPEIKNDNAIIVGGSDAIELKKTNENNNQHIVATRDIKSGEFIYISEPFAATPANKLRFTNCWHCCSQTLAAVPCDNCPNIIYCSDTCKKKAWNSYHNIECLVLGSLLKCEHIHTQKLMAVKMILKTLNSVGDLKELKKIIVEIDSDKNKEFIITNSILDVNSIENFHRLDYLSNTF, from the exons ATGTATTCTAATAGTTTTTCTCATGATACTGGGATAACTGCCcatcaaaaattttcacaaaaaacaacatttaaagataaatttgaaGCGGTATGGGATATAGCAGCTCCATATATTGACATAAAtcgtgataaaattaataataaaacagttgGTCAGTCAATGATCTGGAGGGAAATTGGCAATAAAGAATATACTActgcaaaaaataaagattatttaCGTAAATCAATTGAAGCATACACCAAAAGTATTGCTTTTGCACCAGTTGGATCCAGTGAACTGTCATTGGCTTATGCGAATCGTTCAGCTGTATTATTCAAAGCAAGACTCTACCAAGATTGTCTTGTTGATATTGAACGTGCATTGAAAATAGGCtatccaaataaattaaaaacaaaattatttttacgtcaATCATTGTGTTTCAAAGCATTGAAACCAAGCTCACATATTGAATCAGATATTTCAATGGCCAGTGCAATGCAATGGCTTCctgacttgaaaaaatataatccaaCATACGACATCACCAAAGAGTATCCAAAGATGATCAATGAACTCAAAGAACCACGTGAAATTATTAGATATTcaccagaaataaaaaatgataatgcaaTAATAGTTGGTGGATCTGATGcgattgaattgaaaaaaactaatgaaaataataatcaacacatTGTTGCAACAAGAGACATCAAATctggtgaatttatttacatttctgAGCCATTTGCAGCAACTCCTGCTAATAAATTACGTTTTACTAATTGTTGGCATTGTTGTAGTCAAACTTTGGCTGCTGTACCATGTGATAATTGTCCAAACATCATATATTGCTCTGacacatgtaaaaaaaaggcATGGAATAGTTATCATAACATTGAATGTTTAGTATTAGGATCACTTTTAAAATGTGAGCATATACatacacaaaaattaatggcagtaaaaatgattttaaaaacacTAAACTCAGTAGgtgatttaaaagaattaaaaaaaataattgtcgaAATTGACtcggataaaaataaagaatttatcATTACCAATAGTATTCTTGATGTTaatagtattgaaaattttcatcgaCTTGATTATCTTTCAA atactttttaa
- the LOC122849556 gene encoding protein SERAC1, protein MNLWYNNKYFLYIKSISTVVLLSGSCWLIYQARETSQILRSILSTNVLDLEKTQAQYIYLDDPRFKDILTSQDDLQSSATKKYHESFTTIIIEWWKSINHNLSYRLLHLAKTGQINERLKAVDALGSLKHLKDWHYCHLAQMMDAKTAIALSRISNSNLKFFLKPPKNIITKNFNDTVDDIYQLLLKLDQLSNGNHRCLTKFINEKFQDYQRDNLVFDHDLPGIGLSTTSSSYWDKNLLKNCIKAIYHHTSIENFNKDILLAHGLSILVDVKNIFSNDIEVLILVAKIISNLSLHLDCIDELFVAGWIGILAEWSRNEDVRLAAPSARALANLDTDTNENNIYSRRIYLLHPMYRDKCKKKIDICFIHGLLGGVFVTWRQRDNKNKLNLNILTEILDTNILNQVIGDNYHEFIKDLSHDYQIREWNKLGNDFEFVLDDCPVSFNSEACGTFTCSGDDYWSEKLKQDHSKRTECWPKDWLPKDLPGIRVLGINYDTSLTLWTLSCPIERMKNTMDGRSEEFINKLILAGVGKRPIVWICHSMGGLIVKKMLVEEWNNGDKNKICKNTKSIIFYSTPHRGSHVAALKQLTEILVWPSIEVQELRQESPKLLKLHDEFLNMLKHNKIDIISFGETIPTPMTALKFSLQFVTSKSADPGIGEFYEIPQNHLTICKPASRSSFLYKKVIDVIQKHTYKNNELTDKSNDNNLLTWLFRIF, encoded by the exons atgaatttatggtataacaataaatattttctatacattaaatcaatatcaacagTGGTTTTACTAAGTGG aagCTGTTGGTTAATTTATCAAGCTCGTGAAACAAGCCAAATACTCAGgtcaatattatcaacaaatgtacttgatttagaaaaaacacaagcacaatatatttatcttgatGATCCAAGGTTCAAAG atatattaaCTAGTCAAGATGATTTACAATCATCagctacaaaaaaatatcatgaatcATTTACAACGATAATAATTGAATGGTGGAAATCaattaatcataatttatcatatcGTCTTTTACATTTGGCTAAAACTGGCCAGATAAATGAAAGATTAAAGGCAGTTGATGCCCTAGGATCACTTAAACATTTAAAAG aTTGGCATTATTGTCATCTTGCTCAAATGATGGATGCTAAAACAGCAATAGCATTATCAAGAAtatcaaattcaaatttaaaattttttttaaaaccaccaaaaaatataattacaaaaaattttaatgatactgttgatgatatttatcaattattattaaaattagatcAATTATCAAATGGCAATCATCgttgtttaacaaaatttataaatgaaaaatttcaagactATCAACGa gaTAATTTAGTTTTTGATCATGATTTACCAGGTATTGGATTATCAACAACTTCATCATCATATtgggataaaaatttattgaaaaattgtataaaagcAATATATCATCACacgtcaattgaaaattttaataaagataTATTACTGGCACATGGTTTATCAATActagttgatgttaaaaatatattttctaatgaCATTGAAGTGTTGATACTTGttgctaaaataatatcaaatttatcattacaCTTGGATTGTATTGATGAATTGTTTGTTGCTGGTTGGATTGGAATACTTGCTGAATGGTCAAGAAATGAAGATGTCAGATTAGCAGCACCATCAGCACGTGCACTTGCTAATCTTGATACtgatacaaatgaaaataatatatattcaagaaGAATATATTTACTACATCCAATGTATCgtgataaatgtaaaaaaaaaattgatatttgttttattcatgGTTTACTTGGTGGTGTATTTGTAACATGGAGACaacgtgataataaaaataaattaaatttaaatattttaacagaAATTTTagatacaaatatattaaatcaagTTATTGGTGATAATtatcatgaatttattaaagatTTATCACATGATTATCAAATTAGAGAATGGAATAAACTTGGTAATGATTTTGAATTTGTACTTGATGATTGTCCAGTGTCATTTAATAGTGAAGCATGTGGTACTTTCACTTGTTCCgg tGATGATTATTggagtgaaaaattaaaacaagatCATTCAAAAAGAACTGAATGTTGGCCAAAAGACTGGTTACCCAAGGACTTACCTGGTATACGTGTCCTTGGTATTAATTATGATACAAGCTTGACACTTTGGACCTTGTCATGTCCAATCGAACGTATGaa GAATACAATGGATGGAAGAAGtgaagaatttataaataaattaattcttgcTGGAGTTGGAAAAAGACCAATTGTATGGATTTGTCATTCAATGGGtggtttaattgttaaaaaaatgctTGTTGAAGAATGGAATAatggtgataaaaataaaatatgtaaaaatacaaaaagtattatattttatagtaCACCACATCGTGGTTCTCATGTTGCTGCATTAAAACAACTAACTGAAATACTTGTATGGCCTTCAATTGAAGTTCAAGAACTCAGACAAG aatcaCCAAAGTTACTTAAACTTCatgatgaatttttgaatatgttgaaacataataaaattgatattattagtTTTGGTGAAACAATACCAACACCAATGACagcattaaaattttcattacaaTTTGTAACAAGTAAATCAGCTGATCCTGGTATTGgtgaattttatgaaattccACAAAATCATTTAACAATATGTAAACCAGCAAGTagatcatcatttttatataaaaaag